The following proteins come from a genomic window of Actinomycetota bacterium:
- the purF gene encoding amidophosphoribosyltransferase has product MDHPRDECGVFGVYAPGEDVARLTYFGLYSLQHRGQESAGIATSNGANLTVYRDLGLVAQVFNEKILNGLEGHLGIGHVRYSTTGSSHRWENAQPAHVTRTNGGDIALGHNGNLVNTAELAADIEMDATTDSHVIAELLARQETDDLVEAFRAVQPQLKGAYSLVAMDEGRVYGIRDPHGVRPLAIGKLPSGGWVLASETCALDIVGADYLRDVEPGELVVLDETGLHSHRLAEPTPRLCVFEFVYLARPDSVLYGRSVYGVRRAMGKQLADEAPAEADLVIPVPDTAHAAAQGYADRSDLPYGEGLIKNRYVGRTFIQPSQSLRRQGVRLKLNPLVEVIEGKRLVVVDDSIVRGTTTREIVQMLRRAGAREIHMRISSPPIRWPCFYGIDTANRDELIASERTDAEIMEFIGADSLGYLSLDGMLVSTGIASEKFCHACFSGGYPIPIPAATALSKNVLE; this is encoded by the coding sequence CTGGACCACCCTCGCGACGAGTGCGGCGTTTTCGGCGTCTACGCCCCAGGCGAGGATGTCGCCCGCCTCACCTACTTCGGCCTGTACTCGTTGCAGCACCGGGGACAGGAGTCCGCCGGCATAGCCACCAGCAACGGGGCCAACCTCACCGTCTACCGTGACCTCGGCCTCGTCGCCCAGGTCTTCAACGAGAAGATCCTCAACGGCCTCGAAGGCCACCTCGGAATCGGGCACGTCCGCTACTCCACGACCGGGTCGTCGCACCGATGGGAGAACGCGCAGCCGGCGCACGTGACCAGGACCAACGGCGGAGATATCGCCCTCGGCCACAACGGCAACCTCGTCAACACCGCAGAGCTCGCCGCCGACATCGAGATGGACGCGACCACCGACTCCCACGTGATCGCCGAGCTTCTGGCCAGGCAGGAGACCGACGACCTGGTGGAGGCATTCAGGGCCGTCCAGCCCCAGCTCAAAGGCGCCTACAGCCTGGTGGCCATGGACGAGGGCCGCGTGTACGGGATCCGCGATCCCCACGGCGTCCGGCCGCTGGCCATCGGAAAGCTGCCCTCGGGCGGATGGGTCCTGGCTTCGGAGACCTGCGCCCTGGACATCGTGGGCGCCGACTACCTGCGGGACGTGGAGCCGGGGGAGCTGGTCGTTCTGGACGAGACCGGCCTTCACAGCCACCGGTTGGCCGAGCCGACGCCCCGGCTGTGCGTCTTCGAGTTCGTCTACCTGGCCCGCCCGGACTCCGTCCTGTACGGGCGAAGCGTCTACGGAGTCCGGCGCGCGATGGGAAAGCAGCTGGCCGACGAGGCCCCGGCGGAAGCCGACCTCGTCATCCCGGTCCCGGACACCGCACACGCGGCGGCCCAGGGATATGCGGACCGATCGGACCTGCCCTACGGCGAGGGGCTGATCAAGAACCGATACGTCGGCCGGACGTTCATCCAGCCGAGCCAGTCGCTGCGCCGCCAGGGCGTCCGCCTCAAGCTCAACCCCCTGGTCGAGGTGATCGAGGGCAAGCGCCTGGTGGTCGTGGACGACTCGATCGTCCGCGGCACGACCACGCGGGAGATCGTCCAGATGCTGCGGCGGGCGGGGGCGCGCGAGATCCACATGCGCATCAGCTCACCGCCGATCCGCTGGCCCTGCTTCTACGGAATCGACACCGCCAACCGCGACGAGCTGATCGCCTCCGAGCGCACCGACGCCGAGATCATGGAGTTCATAGGCGCCGATTCGCTGGGCTACCTGTCGCTGGACGGGATGCTCGTGTCCACAGGCATCGCCTCGGAGAAGTTCTGCCACGCATGCTTCTCGGGCGGATATCCGATCCCGATCCCCGCTGCCACGGCGCTGAGCAAGAACGTTCTCGAGTGA